The following coding sequences are from one Candidatus Hydrogenedentota bacterium window:
- a CDS encoding LysM peptidoglycan-binding domain-containing protein: MEKQSWYSGDTDNIPIQSGEGKRDSFSFGPSATLLVTFLLGLAVGFLLCYALLEMRQGADDKEAASESSFDGVTETTLVPLQSKGEELDLAVAQVDPESVWPARHLLISLPGTHLDEDSAELLNRFKPGGVWLRQANTVDTNQIGHLVQQINKYAALQGPSAAEPLIVTAQDGGDAANPLRLAGTLAPRDLAQLDTLDAIRAAGKDLAEKSLNLGVGVLLTPVLDIFDPEKQKTSDRYRFLGDSPEAVSQAGIAFAEGLQAGGVMAVAKHYPGIGSASIREGNVPLIAETNVEYLASNMMPFMDAAAYDISGMLISSASVPALDVQQPGRPASLSPVLVREVFRNKWGYSGVLLAEDIRTVASWSRKSVEENVIAALAAGCDAVLISDMSLDDMTRISAAIKDACASGVLSEENLLASRQRLDLWRTKLERVKSQRTKETAAEADVNEDEDTAVPDESAIDDEVADAEEGADESIDEAADEVEEEVAAPAEDTLEEAAPAAEETEPEAPVEAPEKEVKAPEAEVKEQPKKAPVKETATPPEGSKKVEHIIKKGETLTGIAQSYQVSVKNIMTWNNMSDSNIRFGQKLSIFTTKDVADAAPAETQDKAAPEVKAAPEESSDTAAAAEEIVAPADPVEEETAPVEEVQPEPVADDDKADEEPSAPAVDAPAAADQEETPAPDVDTEHPETHVPEQFPPVTEEVLPPVVEISAMPLEPDHDSEDLEITEEEHASTVTKNFSVRSSSGKKEDKKDDKEASVSQESESAAAAEESEEELEMTVTVEPITVETATTVAPAAAEVVAPVPADEAAPVTTSVSSEPEYTEHKIATGENLSQIAKKYNISLQELIKLNNISNPDIVVIGHSLKVPKQ; this comes from the coding sequence ATGGAAAAACAATCTTGGTATAGCGGCGATACAGACAACATTCCAATCCAATCGGGAGAAGGAAAGCGAGACTCCTTTTCCTTTGGCCCCTCCGCTACACTTCTTGTCACCTTTCTTTTAGGATTGGCTGTTGGATTTTTACTCTGTTACGCACTGTTGGAGATGCGGCAGGGCGCTGACGATAAAGAGGCCGCCTCCGAATCTTCTTTTGACGGAGTGACAGAAACAACCCTTGTGCCGCTTCAGAGCAAAGGCGAAGAGCTGGATCTTGCCGTTGCGCAAGTGGATCCGGAAAGCGTCTGGCCTGCCCGTCACCTGCTTATAAGCTTGCCGGGAACCCATCTGGATGAGGACAGCGCCGAGCTATTGAATCGCTTCAAGCCCGGCGGAGTTTGGCTGCGTCAGGCGAATACGGTGGATACCAATCAGATCGGCCACTTGGTACAGCAGATCAACAAATACGCAGCGCTCCAAGGGCCTTCCGCGGCGGAGCCTCTGATTGTGACCGCCCAAGACGGCGGCGATGCTGCCAATCCGTTACGGCTGGCGGGAACCCTTGCCCCCCGTGATCTTGCGCAGCTGGACACCTTAGACGCCATCCGTGCTGCGGGTAAAGACTTGGCGGAAAAATCACTGAATCTTGGGGTTGGCGTTTTACTCACGCCTGTTCTTGATATTTTCGATCCGGAAAAACAGAAGACTTCCGATCGTTACCGCTTTTTAGGGGATTCACCGGAAGCCGTGTCGCAAGCAGGCATCGCTTTCGCAGAAGGCCTGCAAGCAGGCGGTGTCATGGCGGTAGCCAAACATTATCCCGGTATCGGTTCTGCTTCGATACGCGAAGGAAACGTGCCGCTCATCGCTGAAACCAATGTGGAATATCTTGCATCCAATATGATGCCCTTCATGGATGCCGCCGCCTACGACATTAGCGGCATGCTGATCAGCAGCGCCTCTGTTCCCGCCTTAGATGTGCAACAACCCGGAAGGCCCGCGTCCTTGTCTCCCGTACTTGTGCGCGAAGTATTTCGTAATAAATGGGGATATTCGGGGGTGTTGCTGGCAGAAGATATACGTACTGTCGCTTCCTGGTCAAGGAAATCGGTAGAAGAGAATGTTATCGCTGCCCTCGCCGCCGGATGCGATGCTGTGCTGATTTCCGACATGAGCCTTGACGATATGACGCGGATCTCGGCAGCCATCAAAGACGCCTGCGCCAGCGGCGTCCTGAGCGAGGAAAATTTGCTCGCTTCCCGACAACGGCTTGATTTGTGGCGCACGAAGCTGGAACGTGTGAAAAGCCAGCGCACAAAAGAAACGGCGGCTGAGGCTGATGTGAATGAAGACGAAGACACTGCCGTTCCCGATGAAAGCGCCATTGACGATGAGGTCGCCGATGCCGAAGAAGGGGCCGATGAATCAATAGACGAAGCGGCGGATGAAGTGGAGGAAGAAGTTGCCGCGCCGGCCGAAGATACCTTGGAAGAAGCGGCGCCTGCAGCGGAAGAAACTGAACCGGAAGCGCCTGTTGAGGCTCCTGAGAAGGAAGTAAAAGCGCCGGAAGCCGAGGTCAAAGAGCAGCCGAAAAAAGCGCCGGTAAAAGAGACTGCGACACCGCCCGAAGGTTCCAAAAAAGTGGAACATATCATTAAGAAGGGTGAAACGCTCACGGGTATCGCACAGAGCTATCAAGTATCCGTGAAAAACATTATGACATGGAATAACATGTCCGACAGTAATATCAGATTCGGCCAAAAGTTAAGCATTTTTACGACCAAGGACGTGGCGGACGCGGCGCCTGCGGAAACACAAGACAAAGCAGCGCCGGAAGTGAAAGCGGCGCCGGAAGAATCTTCGGACACCGCCGCAGCAGCGGAAGAAATCGTTGCGCCTGCTGATCCTGTGGAAGAAGAAACGGCGCCCGTTGAAGAAGTCCAGCCTGAGCCTGTTGCTGATGATGATAAAGCGGATGAAGAGCCGAGCGCCCCGGCGGTCGATGCTCCTGCTGCTGCCGATCAGGAAGAGACGCCCGCCCCGGATGTTGATACCGAGCATCCTGAAACCCATGTGCCCGAACAATTCCCGCCTGTGACGGAAGAGGTCTTGCCGCCTGTAGTCGAAATTTCCGCCATGCCCTTAGAGCCTGATCATGACAGTGAAGATCTCGAAATCACAGAGGAAGAACATGCCTCTACGGTTACCAAAAACTTTTCAGTGCGATCCTCCTCCGGAAAAAAAGAAGATAAAAAGGACGACAAAGAAGCATCGGTAAGCCAAGAGAGTGAATCCGCCGCTGCAGCGGAGGAATCGGAAGAAGAATTGGAAATGACCGTGACTGTCGAGCCGATCACCGTTGAAACGGCAACGACCGTTGCGCCGGCGGCTGCCGAAGTTGTAGCGCCGGTGCCTGCCGACGAAGCGGCACCCGTCACGACCAGTGTTTCTTCCGAACCCGAGTACACGGAACACAAGATCGCAACCGGGGAAAATCTCTCGCAAATAGCCAAAAAATATAATATCAGCCTTCAAGAACTGATCAAACTCAACAATATTTCGAATCCGGATATTGTCGTGATCGGTCACTCCTTGAAGGTGCCGAAACAGTAA
- a CDS encoding SGNH/GDSL hydrolase family protein: protein MSRKENEMNPIPADPGKPDAPTGSRPSYARQALFIALPVLLIFACAELGARLRERYIPPMPVDVGQGFNPDDRLFVPGAGGMMETNPQKSTSFQHQRFALVKPRDTLRIIALGGSSVNYLDYEFEQMKQDLALALSDRYKDVEIINCGGLSYGSHRLVLIASEIIGYAPDVVLLYTGHNEFEELEQMHLATLSDTKIQRMLTISAFYRFIRDKTAQQRIKNLEQSRAIRDLSASIPDSSRTWLHRFSEDEIRTRMADFEKNLETMIQLCQDNQVPVIIGTVPSKWYRPNLPGTDGERYEAVTSLFEKGQVDEGIKLGRALLREATPRHQSSDLENEIIRAVAHRWALPLADVEAAIIDAEPRGIPGETLFNDHCHLNPAGNEILRRLYQQEILNLVQS, encoded by the coding sequence ATGTCTCGGAAAGAAAACGAGATGAATCCGATCCCTGCTGATCCGGGAAAACCAGACGCGCCCACGGGTTCCCGTCCTTCCTATGCCCGTCAAGCCCTCTTTATAGCGCTGCCTGTCCTGTTGATTTTTGCCTGCGCCGAATTGGGCGCACGGCTCAGAGAGCGTTACATTCCGCCCATGCCCGTAGATGTGGGACAAGGCTTTAATCCCGATGACCGGCTCTTTGTGCCTGGTGCCGGCGGCATGATGGAAACGAATCCTCAAAAAAGTACTTCTTTTCAACACCAACGTTTTGCACTCGTGAAGCCCCGTGATACCTTGCGCATCATTGCTTTAGGCGGATCGTCGGTGAACTACCTCGATTATGAATTTGAGCAAATGAAACAGGACTTGGCGCTTGCCTTGTCCGACCGCTACAAGGACGTGGAGATTATCAATTGCGGCGGGTTGTCCTACGGTTCCCATCGACTCGTATTGATTGCTTCCGAGATCATAGGCTATGCGCCGGATGTGGTGTTGCTCTATACGGGACATAACGAATTCGAAGAGCTGGAACAGATGCACTTGGCCACGCTGTCGGATACGAAGATTCAGCGCATGTTAACTATTTCCGCTTTCTATCGTTTTATCCGAGATAAGACGGCGCAGCAGCGCATCAAGAACTTAGAGCAAAGCCGCGCCATACGAGATCTTTCCGCTTCCATTCCGGATTCATCCCGTACTTGGCTGCATCGTTTTAGCGAAGATGAAATCCGTACGCGGATGGCGGACTTTGAAAAGAATCTTGAGACCATGATTCAGTTGTGTCAAGATAACCAAGTTCCTGTCATTATAGGCACGGTCCCGTCCAAATGGTATCGGCCCAATTTGCCCGGTACGGATGGGGAACGCTATGAGGCGGTAACGAGCCTTTTTGAAAAAGGACAGGTTGACGAGGGCATTAAACTGGGACGTGCCTTATTGCGAGAAGCGACGCCTCGCCACCAATCATCGGATTTGGAAAATGAAATTATTCGCGCCGTTGCGCATCGCTGGGCGCTTCCGCTCGCCGATGTGGAAGCTGCCATTATCGACGCCGAGCCCCGTGGGATACCCGGAGAGACGCTTTTCAATGATCATTGCCACCTAAACCCTGCGGGCAACGAAATTTTGCGGCGCTTATATCAGCAAGAAATCTTGAATCTTGTACAAAGTTAA
- a CDS encoding aldo/keto reductase has product MQYRQLGNSDLKIPVVSFGAWAIGGWMWGGTDDDLAIRAIHGAIDHGMTLIDTAPVYGMGHSERVVGEAVKGRRDQVIIATKCGLRWDDKEGSYHFSTKSNDGVDLDVYRNLKAASIRKECEDSLRRLNVDHIDLYQCHWPDPSTPIQETMEILTKLQQEGKIRAFGVSNFSKDQLESCLKWGRIVSDQPRYSALDRSIEEEILPFCRENNIGILAYSPLEQGLLTGKVAMDRNFKKGDQRRDKKLFEHDNRLRINTTLEFAQSIANRYDASLAQIFLAWLIAQDGVTSVLAGTRNEAQMKENAGAGELKLTEEDCAALRRYVESLHIER; this is encoded by the coding sequence ATGCAGTATAGACAATTAGGGAACAGTGATTTAAAAATACCGGTGGTGTCCTTTGGCGCTTGGGCAATTGGCGGATGGATGTGGGGCGGTACGGATGATGACCTTGCGATCCGCGCTATCCATGGCGCTATCGATCACGGAATGACGCTGATTGATACGGCGCCTGTCTATGGCATGGGACACAGTGAACGTGTGGTGGGCGAGGCTGTCAAAGGCCGCCGTGACCAAGTCATTATTGCTACGAAATGTGGACTCCGTTGGGATGATAAGGAAGGCAGTTACCATTTCAGCACGAAGAGCAACGATGGAGTGGATCTAGATGTTTACCGTAACCTTAAGGCAGCTTCTATCCGCAAGGAATGTGAAGATAGTCTCAGACGGCTGAACGTGGATCATATCGATTTATACCAGTGCCACTGGCCTGATCCGAGCACGCCGATCCAAGAGACCATGGAGATTTTAACCAAGCTGCAGCAGGAAGGTAAAATTCGCGCTTTTGGTGTGAGTAACTTTTCAAAGGATCAATTGGAAAGCTGCCTCAAATGGGGGCGCATCGTAAGTGATCAGCCGCGTTACAGTGCGCTGGACCGTTCCATTGAAGAGGAAATTCTCCCCTTTTGCCGCGAGAATAATATTGGTATTCTTGCCTATAGCCCCCTGGAACAAGGCTTATTAACCGGTAAAGTGGCTATGGATCGCAATTTTAAGAAAGGCGATCAGCGCCGCGACAAAAAGCTGTTTGAACACGATAATCGGCTCAGAATTAATACGACCTTGGAGTTCGCACAGTCCATTGCAAATCGCTATGACGCAAGTTTGGCACAAATTTTCTTAGCGTGGCTCATCGCGCAAGACGGGGTTACTTCCGTTCTTGCCGGCACACGCAATGAGGCGCAGATGAAGGAGAATGCCGGAGCCGGTGAGTTGAAGCTTACTGAAGAAGATTGCGCTGCCTTGCGCCGGTATGTGGAATCGCTGCACATTGAACGTTGA